The following coding sequences lie in one Acidobacteriota bacterium genomic window:
- a CDS encoding metallophosphoesterase: protein MPLKFIHITDSHVGETVDTLLYLYASGRALSAALAHIARHDRHGAAFIAHTGDMICTSSRPDSYEGARAIYGLEGDAPAPGPLVSRAHGLDLPWYYIPGNADDRDACRARIFPRGPRHGLFNYSWEVGGIRFLSLDWGAWKTDVYTLEASAFAWLETQLQQSVPTIILTHHPPVHVGVEMFDRMTPEDLPRLQNLIRDSSVTAVFHGHTHYPWETRIGHVPVFGTGSITYRLSYDEGPPHLKLFPPQYRVVTVKDDGSVSTEVWELESPV from the coding sequence TTGCCACTGAAATTCATCCACATCACAGACTCCCACGTGGGCGAAACGGTCGACACCCTGTTGTATCTCTATGCATCGGGACGCGCCCTGAGCGCGGCCCTGGCCCACATTGCCCGCCACGATCGCCATGGAGCCGCCTTCATCGCCCACACGGGCGACATGATCTGCACCTCCTCACGCCCCGACTCCTACGAAGGCGCCCGCGCCATCTATGGACTGGAGGGTGACGCTCCGGCGCCGGGTCCGCTCGTTTCTCGCGCTCACGGCCTGGACCTGCCCTGGTACTACATTCCGGGCAACGCCGACGACCGCGACGCCTGCAGGGCCAGGATCTTCCCCCGGGGACCCCGTCACGGCCTGTTCAACTACAGCTGGGAGGTTGGGGGCATCCGTTTTCTAAGTCTGGACTGGGGAGCATGGAAGACCGACGTCTACACTCTGGAGGCGAGCGCCTTCGCCTGGCTGGAAACGCAACTGCAGCAATCGGTTCCCACCATCATCCTCACCCACCACCCTCCGGTCCACGTGGGGGTGGAGATGTTCGACAGGATGACCCCGGAAGATCTACCGCGCTTGCAGAACCTGATTCGCGACTCTTCGGTCACGGCCGTGTTCCACGGACACACCCACTACCCCTGGGAAACGCGCATCGGACACGTTCCCGTCTTCGGCACAGGGTCCATCACCTATCGGTTGAGCTATGACGAGGGGCCCCCGCACTTGAAGCTATTCCCCCCACAGTACCGCGTGGTTACCGTGAAGGATGACGGATCGGTAAGCACCGAGGTGTGGGAATTGGAGTCCCCGGTCTAA